In the genome of Ancylomarina subtilis, one region contains:
- the glp gene encoding gephyrin-like molybdotransferase Glp, producing the protein MITFNEALKTVKHATKKLEKEHIELSKCLNRVLAEDVVSTISIPPFNKSAMDGFACRQTDLAETLEILETIPAGTPPTKVIGKNQCSRIMTGAMVPEGADCVVMVEKSEIVDPNHVRFTDTKTKTNICIKGEDIQENDVVLKKGTRIKAQHISVLAEIGCAKPLVYQRVKVGVIATGSELVEPHETPGSTQIRNVNSWQLLAQLEKIGITANYYGIVADSKETTKEVIAKCIEENDMLLITGGVSVGEYDHIPQILKELEFNIWFHTLSVKPGKHTVFATRQGKYVFAMPGNPVSSFVQFELLGKALVFRLMGHDYKPAIVRLPISCDYKRKRTDRLEFIPVRLNANNQVIPVSYNGSAHINAFTQADGIMAIPREVDEYTEGEFVHVRQI; encoded by the coding sequence ATGATTACATTTAATGAGGCTTTAAAAACTGTAAAACACGCAACTAAAAAGTTGGAAAAAGAACATATTGAGCTATCAAAATGTTTGAATCGTGTATTGGCTGAAGATGTCGTATCGACCATTTCCATTCCTCCATTCAACAAATCTGCGATGGATGGTTTTGCCTGCCGACAAACTGATTTAGCAGAGACTCTGGAAATTCTTGAAACCATTCCGGCTGGAACACCTCCAACAAAGGTGATTGGAAAGAATCAATGTTCCAGAATTATGACCGGAGCAATGGTTCCTGAGGGTGCTGATTGTGTGGTTATGGTTGAAAAAAGCGAGATTGTAGATCCGAATCATGTTCGGTTTACGGATACAAAAACAAAAACGAACATCTGCATAAAGGGCGAGGATATTCAAGAGAATGATGTGGTTCTAAAAAAGGGGACTCGCATTAAAGCACAACATATATCTGTTTTAGCAGAAATTGGTTGTGCCAAACCTCTGGTTTACCAAAGGGTAAAAGTTGGAGTTATTGCAACAGGCAGCGAATTGGTTGAACCACACGAAACGCCAGGATCAACACAAATCAGAAATGTCAATTCATGGCAATTATTGGCTCAACTTGAGAAAATTGGCATTACTGCTAACTATTATGGTATTGTTGCCGATTCAAAAGAAACAACAAAAGAAGTGATAGCCAAATGCATTGAAGAAAATGATATGCTGCTTATCACAGGAGGCGTTTCGGTTGGAGAATATGATCATATTCCACAAATATTGAAGGAATTAGAATTCAATATTTGGTTCCACACACTAAGCGTAAAACCTGGTAAACACACTGTTTTTGCAACCCGTCAGGGGAAATATGTATTTGCAATGCCAGGCAATCCGGTTTCCTCATTTGTTCAATTCGAACTTCTAGGGAAAGCACTTGTCTTCCGCCTGATGGGACACGATTACAAACCGGCTATTGTTCGCTTGCCAATTTCATGCGATTACAAGCGTAAGCGCACAGATCGTTTGGAATTTATACCCGTGCGCTTAAATGCCAACAATCAGGTTATTCCGGTCAGCTATAATGGTTCGGCCCATATTAATGCATTCACTCAGGCTGATGGAATAATGGCTATTCCTCGTGAAGTTGATGAGTATACAGAAGGAGAATTCGTACATGTTAGACAAATATAA
- a CDS encoding GTP 3',8-cyclase MoaA, with translation MLDKYNRNISYLRISVTDRCNLRCTYCMPEEGIDLIAHEEMLSFEQIIDFVEEAVKTGITKIRLTGGEPLVRKGIVELVRLIANVEGVEDLALTTNGILLEKYAEQLASAGLNRVNISLDTLNPAIYREITRCGDINDVFKGIDAAKKAGLTPIKINCVRMPDSSETELIALKAFCQNNELDLRFIRQMDLESGDFSIVEGGEGGNCKICNRIRLTANGKVKPCLFNNNEFDIKRLGAKDAIKKTIESKPQEGSQNKIGKFYNIGG, from the coding sequence ATGTTAGACAAATATAACCGAAACATAAGTTACCTCAGAATTTCAGTTACGGACCGATGCAATCTTCGTTGCACCTATTGCATGCCCGAGGAAGGCATCGATCTGATAGCACACGAAGAGATGCTCAGTTTTGAGCAAATTATCGACTTTGTAGAAGAAGCCGTTAAAACGGGCATTACAAAAATTCGTTTAACGGGAGGAGAACCTTTAGTTCGAAAAGGCATTGTTGAACTGGTCAGACTTATTGCCAATGTTGAAGGAGTGGAAGACCTGGCTCTCACTACAAATGGTATTTTACTCGAAAAATATGCTGAACAATTGGCTAGTGCAGGCCTTAATAGAGTCAATATTAGTTTAGATACACTTAATCCTGCCATATACAGAGAAATAACCCGCTGTGGCGATATTAATGATGTCTTTAAAGGAATCGACGCAGCAAAGAAAGCGGGTCTTACACCCATAAAAATCAATTGTGTGCGCATGCCGGATAGTAGCGAGACTGAATTAATCGCTCTGAAAGCTTTTTGCCAAAACAACGAGCTCGACTTACGCTTTATCAGACAAATGGATCTTGAATCCGGAGATTTTTCAATTGTTGAAGGCGGTGAAGGTGGCAATTGTAAAATATGCAATCGCATTCGATTAACTGCCAATGGCAAAGTAAAACCCTGTCTTTTCAACAATAACGAATTCGATATCAAAAGACTTGGTGCTAAAGACGCCATAAAAAAAACGATAGAGAGCAAGCCTCAAGAAGGAAGTCAAAACAAAATTGGGAAATTTTATAATATTGGAGGATAA
- the moaC gene encoding cyclic pyranopterin monophosphate synthase MoaC: MTTNKFSHIDKDGKANMVDVGHKSQQIREAKASGKIILSAKTVELIRDNNLKKGDVLTIAEIAGIQAAKQTSQLIPLCHTLLITKAEVKCKLIDNGVQVNTRVKCIGQTGVEMEALTAASVALLTIYDMCKAVDKNMVMENIKLDEKTKLDI; this comes from the coding sequence ATGACCACTAATAAATTCAGCCATATCGATAAAGACGGCAAAGCCAATATGGTAGATGTCGGACATAAATCTCAGCAAATCAGAGAAGCAAAAGCCTCAGGTAAAATCATTTTATCAGCAAAAACAGTCGAACTGATTCGCGATAACAATCTGAAGAAAGGTGATGTTTTAACCATTGCTGAAATTGCAGGAATTCAGGCAGCAAAACAAACAAGCCAACTCATCCCCCTTTGTCATACCCTTCTCATCACAAAAGCTGAAGTCAAATGCAAACTAATCGACAATGGCGTTCAAGTAAATACACGTGTAAAATGTATCGGACAAACGGGTGTTGAGATGGAAGCCCTTACCGCTGCTAGTGTGGCCTTATTAACCATATACGACATGTGTAAAGCCGTAGATAAAAACATGGTTATGGAAAACATCAAATTAGATGAGAAAACAAAGCTTGATATTTAA
- a CDS encoding MOSC domain-containing protein, with translation MTKIDILSVNISDKKGIIKKPVPSIELNARGVAKDAHAGNWHRQVSLLAQESIDKFSEQAKRKIAFGEFAENITTQGLVLHKTAPLDRFIMGEMVLEVTQIGKKCHGDNCSIFREVGNCVMPKEGIFCRVLKGGELKAGDQLKYQPRIMKTLIITLSDRASKGEYVDKSGPLLKKLTEDFFKSKNRHYEIETLIIPDNEEQLKTILLKAQSEKYDMVFTTGGTGIGPKDITPDVVKPLLTKEIPGIMELIRVKYGMEKANALVSRGIAGVMNKTLIYTLPGSPKAVNEYCCEIFKTIEHSLYMLNELDLHG, from the coding sequence ATGACAAAAATAGATATACTCTCAGTTAATATTTCTGATAAAAAAGGGATCATTAAAAAACCAGTCCCGTCAATCGAATTAAATGCAAGAGGTGTTGCAAAAGACGCACATGCCGGAAATTGGCACCGACAAGTGAGTTTACTGGCTCAGGAAAGTATCGATAAATTTTCAGAACAGGCAAAACGTAAAATTGCTTTTGGTGAATTCGCTGAAAACATCACAACACAAGGTCTTGTTTTGCACAAAACAGCTCCCTTAGATCGATTTATCATGGGTGAAATGGTTTTAGAAGTGACTCAGATCGGTAAAAAATGCCATGGTGATAACTGCAGTATTTTTCGTGAGGTTGGAAATTGTGTGATGCCCAAAGAAGGTATTTTTTGTCGTGTACTCAAAGGAGGTGAGCTAAAAGCAGGTGATCAACTGAAATATCAGCCTCGAATCATGAAAACACTTATTATAACACTAAGTGATCGGGCAAGCAAAGGTGAATATGTTGACAAGAGTGGTCCTCTTCTTAAAAAACTGACTGAAGATTTCTTTAAATCAAAAAACCGCCATTATGAAATTGAAACCCTGATCATTCCTGACAATGAAGAACAGTTAAAAACGATTCTGTTAAAAGCTCAGTCAGAAAAATACGATATGGTTTTCACAACTGGTGGAACAGGAATTGGACCTAAAGATATTACGCCCGATGTGGTTAAACCATTATTGACCAAAGAGATTCCTGGCATCATGGAATTGATTCGTGTGAAATATGGTATGGAAAAAGCCAATGCACTTGTGAGTAGAGGAATAGCCGGAGTTATGAATAAAACATTGATTTACACACTTCCAGGTAGCCCTAAAGCTGTAAATGAATACTGTTGTGAAATTTTCAAAACTATTGAACACTCACTATACATGCTGAATGAGCTGGATTTACATGGTTAA
- a CDS encoding PAS domain S-box protein: MKDKKGFRLDVLEKLYRGESKACILNLIITQAKTIIPESTCFIHSMDDMVKDLLYETATVLADSCDKANYEHLTTNGIRSCCSNHSIDISVVEEDIQTPPFGMNYEDFAQQTDLIVCWAEPIKDPSGEVLGTLTIYHQSYTTPKKNELDLIAELADLTAIVLDRFKIIKQLEDSESKYQKLANASNDGIFIIKGDKIIEVNKRAEEMTGYSEMELSNMSIFNFMGEENWSSDYIPDLPGERHHIEATAINRAKEKLNVSVNIKESTFNGETVCLLSVSDHTDIRRAEKELKKLSQTVIQSPVSVVVTDCEGHIEYVNPKFMELTGYDLNEIKGQTPSILSSGNTPLFTYKKLWKTIKSGENWSGELQNKKKNGELFWENATISALKDKSGQITHFIGVKENITQRKRQDQIKEIIFNISNAVLSQSTLVDFILFIKKELSKLINTKNFFVALYDETKECFHMPYHDDEFDSIETFPKGKSISGWVIDHGEALLADNETLDAMQAKGEVELFGEPSKIWLGMPLKEKGKTIGVLVIQSYDNEKAVTEEDKEILELVSHQISISIEKKRTEEQLNKALLDARESDRLKSVFLTTMSHELRTPLNAVLGFSSIVDMDTPIETAVDFCKMIHQSGEHLLNIVEDLFDISLIETGKIRMTYSTNSLSGLLNEIHDMIIAEQISMNKTNIDLKLVIPDSASLFMLKTDPKRFKQIFLNLLKNALKYTESGLIEYGLKDYDSQSELPFQFYVKDTGMGIPENLQKSIFGIFRQANETLAREHNGIGLGLSLSQNLVELLGGKIWVESKLGEGSTFYFTHSSCL, translated from the coding sequence ATGAAGGATAAAAAAGGATTCAGATTGGATGTTTTAGAGAAGTTGTACAGAGGGGAATCTAAAGCCTGTATTTTAAACCTGATCATTACACAAGCAAAAACAATTATACCAGAATCAACCTGTTTCATACATAGTATGGACGATATGGTAAAAGATTTATTATATGAAACTGCCACAGTTTTAGCAGACTCTTGTGACAAAGCCAATTACGAACACCTTACTACAAATGGAATAAGATCTTGTTGCTCTAATCACTCTATAGATATTAGTGTAGTTGAAGAAGATATTCAAACTCCTCCCTTTGGGATGAATTACGAGGACTTCGCTCAACAAACGGATTTAATCGTTTGCTGGGCAGAACCCATAAAAGATCCTTCTGGAGAAGTATTGGGAACTCTCACCATCTATCATCAAAGCTATACTACCCCCAAAAAAAATGAACTTGATTTGATTGCAGAACTCGCTGATTTAACGGCTATTGTTCTTGACCGATTCAAAATTATCAAACAACTAGAGGATAGCGAAAGTAAATATCAAAAGTTAGCTAACGCGAGTAACGATGGAATCTTTATTATAAAAGGCGACAAAATTATTGAGGTAAATAAACGTGCCGAAGAGATGACCGGCTATTCCGAAATGGAACTATCAAACATGTCTATTTTTAATTTCATGGGCGAAGAAAACTGGTCGTCAGACTACATTCCGGATCTACCCGGGGAAAGACATCATATAGAAGCCACCGCCATAAACAGAGCTAAAGAGAAATTAAATGTGAGTGTTAACATCAAGGAGTCAACCTTCAACGGTGAAACGGTCTGTTTACTTTCTGTCAGCGATCACACAGATATAAGACGGGCTGAAAAAGAACTCAAAAAACTTTCACAAACGGTTATCCAAAGTCCTGTTTCGGTCGTTGTAACCGACTGCGAAGGCCATATTGAATATGTTAACCCGAAATTCATGGAACTCACGGGATATGATTTAAATGAAATTAAAGGTCAAACCCCAAGTATTCTAAGTTCAGGCAACACGCCTTTATTTACCTATAAAAAACTATGGAAAACAATCAAATCAGGGGAGAATTGGAGTGGTGAATTGCAAAACAAGAAAAAAAATGGTGAGCTATTTTGGGAAAATGCCACCATTTCAGCTCTAAAAGACAAGAGCGGTCAAATCACTCATTTTATAGGCGTTAAAGAGAATATCACCCAAAGAAAACGACAAGATCAAATTAAGGAAATCATTTTCAATATCTCCAATGCAGTCCTGTCTCAATCGACACTAGTCGACTTTATTCTATTTATTAAGAAAGAGTTAAGCAAACTGATTAACACAAAAAATTTCTTTGTTGCCCTATATGATGAAACAAAAGAATGTTTTCATATGCCTTATCATGATGATGAATTCGATTCTATTGAAACTTTTCCTAAAGGAAAATCCATATCAGGCTGGGTAATTGATCATGGTGAAGCTCTGCTTGCAGATAATGAAACCTTAGATGCCATGCAGGCAAAAGGTGAAGTCGAACTTTTCGGAGAACCATCGAAAATATGGTTGGGTATGCCATTAAAAGAGAAAGGAAAAACCATAGGCGTACTGGTGATACAAAGCTATGATAATGAAAAAGCAGTCACCGAAGAGGACAAAGAAATATTAGAATTGGTCTCACATCAAATTAGTATTTCAATTGAGAAAAAAAGAACAGAAGAACAACTTAACAAAGCCTTATTAGATGCCAGAGAATCTGATCGTTTAAAATCCGTTTTTCTCACGACTATGTCTCACGAATTACGCACTCCCTTAAACGCCGTTTTGGGTTTTTCCAGTATCGTTGACATGGATACTCCCATAGAAACAGCCGTTGATTTTTGCAAAATGATTCACCAAAGCGGAGAACATTTGTTGAATATTGTTGAAGATTTGTTTGATATCTCCCTAATTGAAACGGGAAAGATCAGAATGACCTACAGCACAAACTCTCTTTCGGGATTATTAAATGAAATTCATGATATGATTATTGCCGAACAAATCAGCATGAATAAAACGAATATTGATTTGAAACTGGTTATCCCCGACAGTGCTTCCTTGTTTATGCTTAAAACGGATCCCAAACGTTTCAAACAAATCTTTCTGAATCTTTTAAAAAATGCCCTAAAGTATACCGAAAGTGGGCTAATAGAATATGGATTAAAAGATTATGACTCCCAATCAGAATTGCCTTTTCAGTTTTATGTGAAAGATACGGGCATGGGAATTCCTGAGAACTTACAAAAAAGTATTTTTGGTATCTTCCGACAAGCCAATGAAACCCTTGCCCGAGAACATAACGGTATTGGCTTAGGCTTATCTCTTTCTCAAAATCTGGTTGAACTACTGGGTGGGAAAATCTGGGTTGAATCAAAACTTGGAGAAGGTTCTACCTTTTACTTTACACATTCATCCTGCTTATAA
- a CDS encoding DUF5808 domain-containing protein — MKRKNENYDIMSKNPANWRGIFYYNRKDPRIRVPKQDPRLGWTLNFASPYAYLFIIAIMAIIALSIYLGL, encoded by the coding sequence ATGAAACGAAAAAATGAGAATTACGATATCATGAGTAAAAATCCGGCAAACTGGAGAGGTATTTTTTATTACAATCGTAAGGATCCAAGAATAAGAGTTCCCAAACAAGATCCCAGATTAGGTTGGACTCTAAACTTTGCAAGTCCCTATGCCTACCTCTTTATAATTGCCATAATGGCTATTATTGCACTTTCTATATATTTGGGTTTATAG